One window from the genome of Gimesia aquarii encodes:
- a CDS encoding aldo/keto reductase: MHKRKLGNSNLEVSALGLGCMGLSFGYGEPVEEQAGIALIRTAVDLGINFFDTAEVYGAYTNEELVGKALAPVRDQVVIATKFGFAIDEQGQQTGLDSRPAHIKEVVEASLKRLQTDYIDLFYQHRVDPNVPIEDVAGTVKELIQAGKVKHFGLSEAGVEVIRRAHTVQPVAALQSEYSLWWREPEDVIFLTLEELGIGFVPFSPLGKGFLAGKIDESTTFDSSDFRNKVPRFSSENRKANLALIALLDRIAKRNNATTAQIALAWILAQQPWIVPIPGTTKVHRLEENNGATEIKLSESDLAEIETAAAQIIVKGDRYPEAAMKMINR; this comes from the coding sequence ATGCATAAGCGAAAACTTGGAAACAGTAACTTGGAAGTATCCGCTCTGGGGCTTGGTTGCATGGGCCTGAGCTTCGGATATGGTGAGCCCGTTGAGGAGCAAGCAGGAATCGCATTGATTAGAACGGCCGTCGATCTGGGCATTAATTTTTTTGATACGGCCGAGGTCTATGGAGCGTACACGAACGAAGAACTGGTTGGTAAAGCGTTGGCTCCCGTCCGTGACCAGGTGGTCATTGCCACCAAGTTTGGATTCGCAATTGATGAGCAAGGCCAACAGACGGGCCTCGACAGTCGACCAGCACATATTAAGGAAGTCGTGGAAGCGTCGTTGAAGAGGCTGCAGACCGACTATATCGATCTATTCTATCAGCATCGTGTTGACCCCAATGTGCCAATCGAAGATGTGGCAGGAACGGTTAAAGAACTGATTCAGGCAGGCAAAGTAAAGCACTTCGGCTTATCTGAAGCGGGCGTAGAGGTTATCCGCCGCGCCCATACAGTGCAACCAGTTGCCGCTCTGCAGAGTGAATATTCACTCTGGTGGAGAGAACCGGAAGACGTGATCTTCCTGACACTCGAAGAACTCGGAATCGGCTTTGTTCCCTTCAGCCCTCTGGGGAAGGGTTTTTTGGCCGGTAAGATTGACGAATCAACTACGTTTGACAGTAGTGACTTTCGCAATAAAGTCCCACGCTTCTCTTCGGAAAACCGGAAAGCAAATCTGGCACTGATTGCGCTTCTTGATCGGATCGCGAAGCGTAACAACGCCACGACGGCTCAAATCGCATTGGCCTGGATCCTGGCCCAACAGCCTTGGATTGTCCCCATCCCAGGAACCACAAAAGTTCATCGACTCGAGGAAAACAATGGAGCAACTGAGATCAAACTCTCCGAGTCCGATCTCGCTGAAATCGAGACTGCTGCCGCTCAGATCATAGTGAAAGGGGATCGATATCCTGAAGCCGCAATGAAAATGATTAATCGCTGA
- a CDS encoding aldo/keto reductase — MSSSRHRLTDLSGTFELKNGVRMPYLGLGVFQCDNVVEAVTLALETGYRLVDTASIYENEAEVGEAVRASRVPREEIFVTSKIWNMDQGYNSTLDAFEASLKRTRLDYLDLCLIHWPVEGKYKETWRALETLYREKRVRAIGVSNFLKHHLEDLMADATVIPMVNQVEFHPYLVQQELVDFCFSNVIQYQASSPMMRGNIFKLDAMNALAEKYSKTIAQIVLRWDLQKGVATIPKSSKKERIITNADIFDFELHPDDVAFIDSMDCGKRFGPDPNNFDF, encoded by the coding sequence ATGTCATCGTCTCGTCATCGGCTTACCGATTTGAGTGGGACATTTGAACTGAAGAATGGCGTACGGATGCCCTATCTTGGGCTGGGCGTTTTTCAGTGCGACAACGTCGTTGAAGCGGTGACTTTAGCTCTTGAGACAGGCTATCGATTGGTTGATACCGCCTCGATTTATGAGAATGAGGCGGAAGTTGGCGAGGCAGTGCGAGCGAGCCGGGTGCCGAGAGAGGAGATATTCGTCACGAGCAAGATTTGGAACATGGACCAAGGATACAACTCGACTCTGGACGCGTTTGAGGCCAGCCTGAAGCGTACGCGTCTGGATTATTTGGACCTATGTCTGATCCATTGGCCGGTCGAAGGTAAGTACAAGGAAACGTGGCGCGCACTTGAGACGCTTTACCGGGAAAAGAGAGTGCGAGCAATCGGCGTCAGCAATTTTTTGAAACATCATCTTGAAGATCTCATGGCCGACGCAACCGTAATTCCGATGGTGAATCAAGTGGAGTTTCACCCTTACCTTGTACAACAAGAACTGGTCGATTTTTGTTTTTCAAATGTGATCCAATATCAGGCAAGTTCGCCAATGATGCGGGGCAATATTTTCAAGCTCGACGCCATGAATGCGTTGGCGGAAAAGTATTCTAAGACGATCGCACAAATCGTCTTGCGATGGGATCTGCAAAAAGGCGTGGCAACGATTCCTAAGTCGTCGAAAAAGGAGAGGATCATCACTAATGCTGACATCTTCGATTTTGAGCTACATCCGGACGATGTGGCCTTCATCGACAGCATGGACTGTGGCAAACGGTTCGGTCCAGATCCAAACAATTTCGACTTCTAG
- a CDS encoding OmpP1/FadL family transporter has protein sequence MEKFAVRKSFQMRHKLISLIALLAFCSVADIQEAQAQLFGDEANNTLMPASGGMAGTSIAEPQDLTSAINGNPASLTQFQDTQFLFGVAWAEPTFHLTQSRQIPGLVDPFSAKSSGVGMLAGNIGVTQEFTLLERPATFGLGFVSTTGGNFDFRHVDESKGTDTSAVIVNLPFTVGVDLTDRVSVGAGMSLGVAMFDPPFFGAMSIAYGLRGTVGANYKLTEQTTLGAYYQTEQAFKFNNIIVIDNLPPPFDGGHDLDMEMPQNIGFGLANRSFAGGRLLLAVDVLLKVWDEAEMYRGFYDDQWVIQLGAQYSTGRYRLRAGYAWAENPLDPTPDVVVGGFELPGDVPFVRYNQALVANTSQHRLTVGIGISDVLPGVDFDIMAGGMFRDSEQLGASTATSISSYWIGAGLTWRFGSSS, from the coding sequence ATGGAAAAATTTGCCGTGAGAAAGAGTTTTCAGATGAGACATAAGCTCATATCTCTGATCGCTTTGTTGGCGTTCTGTTCTGTGGCCGACATTCAAGAAGCGCAGGCCCAACTGTTTGGTGATGAGGCTAACAACACGTTGATGCCCGCTTCGGGAGGGATGGCTGGTACCAGTATCGCCGAGCCGCAGGACCTCACTTCCGCGATCAATGGTAATCCCGCCTCGTTGACCCAGTTTCAAGACACACAATTTCTCTTTGGTGTGGCCTGGGCCGAACCAACGTTTCATTTGACTCAGTCTAGGCAAATCCCGGGACTGGTTGATCCGTTTTCAGCGAAGTCTTCTGGGGTGGGAATGCTGGCAGGAAATATTGGTGTCACGCAGGAATTCACTTTATTGGAGCGGCCCGCTACTTTCGGACTCGGCTTCGTTTCGACCACCGGGGGTAATTTTGATTTTAGGCACGTCGACGAAAGTAAAGGCACAGACACATCCGCCGTAATTGTCAACTTGCCCTTCACCGTGGGCGTCGATCTGACCGATCGCGTATCCGTGGGCGCCGGCATGTCCTTGGGTGTCGCCATGTTCGATCCACCTTTTTTCGGTGCCATGTCGATCGCTTATGGATTGCGCGGAACGGTGGGCGCCAACTACAAATTAACGGAACAGACTACTCTTGGCGCTTATTACCAGACCGAGCAAGCGTTCAAGTTTAATAACATCATAGTCATAGACAACCTACCTCCGCCATTCGACGGCGGACATGACCTGGACATGGAAATGCCCCAAAACATCGGATTTGGTTTAGCCAATCGTTCATTCGCCGGCGGCCGACTGTTGTTGGCAGTCGACGTGCTTCTCAAGGTGTGGGATGAAGCCGAAATGTACCGTGGCTTCTATGACGATCAGTGGGTAATTCAACTTGGCGCCCAATATTCGACAGGCCGATACCGTCTGCGGGCCGGATACGCGTGGGCCGAAAACCCGCTCGATCCTACACCCGACGTCGTGGTCGGGGGGTTCGAACTACCGGGCGACGTCCCTTTTGTGCGTTACAACCAGGCCTTGGTAGCGAACACCAGTCAGCACCGTCTGACAGTAGGAATTGGCATTAGCGATGTCTTGCCTGGGGTCGACTTTGATATCATGGCAGGCGGAATGTTTCGCGACTCTGAACAGCTTGGCGCCTCGACAGCGACCTCAATTTCGAGTTATTGGATCGGGGCCGGGCTAACGTGGCGTTTTGGTAGCAGCAGTTGA
- a CDS encoding class I SAM-dependent methyltransferase, which produces MFDKLEEINSRPTPFQFYTADELWTDEHTSMKMLEYHLNESVDLSSRNKDFIVRSVKWIVSHFGIDSSTSIADFGCGPGLYTTLFAKNNADVTGIDFSRRSIQYARKVADQEGLDINYFQHNYLEFETKKRFDLITMIFCDFCALSSVQRKILLAKFHKFLKPSGSILLDVHSLNTFNNRDEVVTYEYNQLDHFWSPENYYGFLNTFKYDNEKVTLDKYTIIEEKRTRVVYNWLQYYSQNSLREEFEQNGFDIVEFYSDIAGSAFSSDSPDMAVVARKVEIT; this is translated from the coding sequence GTGTTTGATAAACTAGAAGAAATAAACTCACGTCCAACACCTTTTCAATTTTATACAGCAGATGAACTATGGACCGATGAGCATACATCAATGAAGATGCTTGAATATCATTTGAACGAATCTGTTGACCTTTCATCCCGAAACAAAGATTTCATTGTCCGCTCTGTAAAATGGATAGTGTCTCATTTTGGAATAGACTCGAGTACAAGTATTGCTGATTTTGGTTGTGGACCAGGACTGTATACAACTCTGTTTGCAAAAAATAATGCGGATGTCACCGGGATCGATTTTTCAAGGAGGTCTATCCAGTACGCAAGAAAAGTTGCTGATCAAGAAGGATTGGACATTAACTATTTTCAGCATAACTATTTGGAATTTGAGACTAAAAAAAGATTCGACCTTATTACCATGATTTTTTGTGATTTTTGCGCATTGAGCTCTGTCCAAAGGAAAATACTGCTTGCAAAATTTCATAAATTTCTGAAGCCGAGTGGATCAATTCTGTTGGATGTTCACTCATTAAATACGTTCAATAACAGGGATGAGGTAGTCACATACGAATATAACCAACTCGATCATTTTTGGTCTCCTGAAAATTATTATGGATTCCTGAACACTTTCAAATATGACAACGAAAAAGTAACCCTTGATAAATACACAATAATTGAAGAGAAAAGAACTCGCGTTGTCTATAATTGGCTACAATATTACAGTCAAAATTCACTACGGGAGGAGTTTGAACAGAACGGATTTGATATCGTAGAGTTTTACTCTGATATCGCAGGCTCGGCTTTTTCCTCAGATTCTCCTGACATGGCAGTTGTCGCGAGGAAAGTGGAGATCACATAA
- a CDS encoding type 1 glutamine amidotransferase, protein MSEQLRYLLLQVRNSDDPMREQEVSCFAKALETQIGQISVFDLLGGPLQEIDLERTDVVLIGGSGHYSAAGEGRWLEVALESLRVVHDTRKPTFASCWGFQAMARAMGGRVIHDLNRAELGVHHVTLTENGKADPIFGPLGSVLQGLMGHEDTVVELPPGTELLASTERVENQAYRFTDRPIYCTQFHPELDQKSFLNRLRVYPEYVEKIAGLSMEEFRHSIHDTPETMALLKRFVQQIAPIHLEQK, encoded by the coding sequence ATGTCTGAACAACTGCGTTATTTATTGCTACAAGTTCGTAATTCTGACGATCCCATGCGAGAACAGGAAGTCTCCTGCTTTGCCAAGGCATTGGAGACACAGATCGGCCAGATTTCTGTATTTGATCTTCTGGGGGGACCTCTTCAGGAAATCGATTTAGAGCGTACCGATGTCGTTCTGATTGGCGGCAGTGGTCATTATTCTGCTGCGGGAGAAGGTCGCTGGTTGGAAGTGGCTCTGGAAAGCCTGCGAGTCGTGCATGACACACGTAAGCCGACATTTGCTTCCTGCTGGGGATTCCAAGCCATGGCACGTGCCATGGGAGGGCGGGTCATTCATGATCTCAACCGAGCAGAGCTGGGTGTCCATCATGTCACTCTGACTGAAAATGGTAAAGCCGATCCGATTTTTGGTCCCCTGGGTTCTGTTCTGCAGGGGCTGATGGGCCATGAAGATACCGTTGTGGAGTTGCCACCGGGAACGGAATTACTGGCTTCGACAGAACGGGTTGAGAATCAGGCATATCGATTTACAGATCGTCCGATTTATTGCACGCAATTTCATCCGGAATTAGATCAGAAGTCGTTTTTGAACCGGCTGCGCGTCTATCCTGAATATGTTGAAAAAATTGCGGGGCTCTCAATGGAAGAGTTTCGGCATTCAATTCATGATACACCTGAGACCATGGCCTTATTAAAACGTTTTGTTCAACAGATTGCGCCGATCCATTTAGAACAAAAATAA
- a CDS encoding M48 family metallopeptidase, which translates to MSNAHDEFTKIGFAKTFLLPALLIFLIPVISLFLFVYIQGHFDDLARDAFLREIQDDKSFTAEQKADAEELFKTVPVSRLITIPGNEDMLSSQAAFDFATFRWAIRLSFYSIIGGIVVFILSALCVVASLRSQWVQYVSLSVSWHVLRIYGAAQVLIQGVLLFALSYWITAFFFEIYIPKLIFIIGLLALVAIAAVIKSIFMKLPTQSFVEGAVIERNSSPALWQELSDICQKVDTELPDQVIAGIDDNFFVTEQSLTVGEEKYSGRSLFVSLSLLKQMNGKQADAVLAHEMAHFSGNDTLYSQKITPLLIRYNNYLQGLYEGGLSLPIFYFMNCFRALYEISLQGLSRKREFRADQIATEVTSPRDMAGALLKIIAYSSYRAKVEQEIFQKEEVLENANVSQEIEQGFDNYAENFLSNPDIAHLQTSHPFDTHPSLEDRMKAVGCSLESSDSQVMLSDRGDGQWFQKIEAAEQLEDEQWKKYEERFRAYHEETLPYRFLPETEDELAIVVKAFPEVQLEGKDGLLTIDHESIRLHSWDTPVRFSDIQECQMDEGKSLNFSSSSGTSRKINLKKFTDPQKVIEAVERYYSRYLAAKAYQEQTKQSETNRDE; encoded by the coding sequence ATGAGCAACGCCCATGATGAATTTACCAAGATTGGATTTGCCAAGACATTCTTGCTTCCTGCTCTATTGATTTTTCTGATCCCGGTTATCTCTCTATTTTTATTTGTGTATATTCAAGGGCATTTTGACGATCTAGCCCGTGATGCATTTCTTAGAGAAATCCAAGATGATAAGAGTTTCACCGCAGAACAGAAAGCTGATGCCGAAGAGTTGTTCAAAACCGTTCCTGTTTCGCGTCTGATCACCATTCCTGGAAATGAGGACATGTTGAGTTCCCAGGCGGCCTTCGACTTTGCCACATTTCGTTGGGCAATTCGCCTTTCGTTCTATTCCATTATTGGTGGTATCGTGGTTTTCATACTCAGTGCGCTCTGCGTTGTTGCATCGCTTCGATCGCAGTGGGTCCAATATGTGAGTCTGTCAGTCAGTTGGCATGTGCTGCGCATTTATGGTGCTGCGCAGGTTCTGATCCAGGGTGTTTTGCTATTTGCTTTGTCCTACTGGATCACTGCATTCTTTTTTGAGATCTATATTCCCAAGTTGATCTTCATCATCGGACTACTCGCTTTGGTTGCGATCGCGGCCGTCATCAAGTCGATCTTTATGAAACTCCCCACCCAATCATTTGTCGAAGGGGCTGTGATCGAGAGGAACTCTTCACCTGCATTATGGCAGGAACTCAGCGATATCTGTCAGAAAGTCGATACAGAGTTGCCCGACCAGGTCATCGCTGGCATTGATGACAACTTCTTCGTCACAGAGCAGAGCTTGACGGTGGGAGAAGAGAAGTATAGTGGCCGATCTCTGTTTGTCAGCCTGTCGCTACTGAAACAAATGAATGGCAAGCAAGCAGACGCGGTGCTGGCTCACGAAATGGCTCACTTCAGTGGTAATGACACGCTTTATTCACAGAAGATTACCCCCTTACTCATTCGGTACAATAATTATCTACAAGGGCTCTACGAGGGGGGGCTGTCTCTGCCGATCTTCTATTTCATGAACTGTTTCCGCGCACTGTATGAAATCTCACTGCAGGGGCTTAGTCGTAAGCGTGAATTCCGTGCGGATCAAATTGCTACGGAAGTGACGTCTCCTAGAGACATGGCTGGTGCGTTATTAAAGATTATCGCCTACTCGAGTTACCGCGCGAAAGTTGAACAGGAGATCTTCCAGAAAGAAGAGGTTCTGGAAAACGCGAATGTGTCGCAGGAGATCGAGCAGGGGTTTGATAACTATGCTGAAAACTTTTTGTCGAACCCGGACATTGCGCATTTACAAACCTCGCATCCTTTTGACACGCATCCCTCTTTGGAAGACAGAATGAAAGCGGTTGGCTGTTCTCTGGAATCATCTGATTCGCAAGTCATGCTGTCCGACCGAGGCGATGGTCAGTGGTTTCAGAAAATTGAAGCAGCAGAGCAACTCGAAGACGAACAGTGGAAGAAATATGAAGAGAGATTCCGCGCCTACCATGAGGAAACTTTGCCTTATCGTTTTCTGCCCGAGACGGAGGACGAACTGGCGATCGTTGTCAAAGCATTTCCTGAAGTGCAACTTGAAGGAAAAGATGGCTTATTGACGATTGACCACGAAAGCATCAGGTTGCATTCCTGGGATACTCCCGTGAGGTTCAGCGACATCCAGGAGTGTCAAATGGATGAGGGCAAGTCGTTGAATTTCAGTTCTTCATCAGGTACTTCAAGAAAAATTAATCTCAAGAAGTTCACAGACCCTCAGAAAGTGATCGAGGCGGTCGAGCGTTATTACTCGCGCTATCTGGCCGCGAAAGCGTATCAGGAACAGACCAAGCAGTCTGAGACTAACAGAGACGAGTGA
- a CDS encoding DUF6924 domain-containing protein, whose translation MKYTHRAYVVIIALLTGCGVPPNQMTDQDEQNPWVIRIDFTDNEKWAVVCDLIAAPQIDIGQKIYAYVQYKDEKRYADMDCHELVQSLPNDYPGFFCFMVDATTLNDDEHPILVVGFSPNSVEMEDYQRTPKQTPLSEIKTFRAIPATIQSIENNLSIANMDFEDFADSVDSDGVFRGFPR comes from the coding sequence ATGAAATACACTCACCGAGCATATGTCGTGATCATTGCCCTGTTAACCGGTTGCGGTGTTCCTCCAAATCAAATGACCGACCAAGACGAACAGAATCCATGGGTGATTCGTATTGACTTCACCGACAATGAAAAATGGGCGGTAGTGTGTGACTTGATTGCCGCTCCACAGATTGACATCGGCCAAAAAATTTACGCGTATGTGCAATACAAAGACGAAAAACGTTACGCTGATATGGATTGCCATGAACTCGTTCAATCGCTTCCCAATGACTACCCTGGATTCTTTTGCTTTATGGTGGATGCAACAACATTGAACGATGACGAACATCCGATTCTCGTTGTCGGGTTCTCGCCGAATAGTGTGGAAATGGAGGACTACCAGCGAACACCGAAGCAAACGCCTTTGTCCGAAATTAAGACGTTCCGAGCCATTCCAGCTACGATACAAAGCATTGAGAACAACCTGTCTATCGCAAATATGGACTTTGAAGACTTCGCTGATTCGGTTGACTCTGATGGAGTATTTCGAGGCTTTCCGCGATAA
- a CDS encoding oxidoreductase family protein, whose amino-acid sequence MKIPSKMEEVTPAWLTQVLAQEEHIINSKVVRIKTRPLGAGIGFLSTITHVLLEYDHPEPTGPTSLVVKLQLSSGALRELSEDVHAFEREIRFYRDVPPLAPIRLPRCYFAAIGSPSSVLVMEDLTFATPCDQVKGLHAAEVIQIARLIGRLQGKFWNNDTLASLTWMPTTNRQFWVNFDSLWDRFLQDFDGSIESSALQVGERLRGQSEWLENETDRRPRTLVHSDLKADNILLGPSGTPESILILDWQLAIRSMGAFDVARLMGGSELPNERHNHQLDVLRAWYEEVRQSDVDYGWEEAIYDLRLGGLQMVCWAVQFYACVGDLEGRPRELVTRVCERAFDSAMEMDAVSILPQQR is encoded by the coding sequence ATGAAAATACCGTCAAAAATGGAAGAAGTCACGCCCGCTTGGCTCACTCAGGTGCTTGCCCAGGAAGAACACATTATCAACTCCAAGGTTGTGAGAATAAAGACTCGGCCACTTGGAGCAGGTATCGGATTCCTAAGCACGATCACTCATGTATTACTTGAGTACGACCATCCAGAACCGACTGGACCGACGTCCCTGGTCGTTAAGCTCCAACTCAGTTCTGGAGCATTACGCGAACTCAGTGAGGATGTGCATGCTTTTGAGCGAGAAATTCGGTTTTATCGAGATGTCCCGCCCTTGGCTCCTATCCGCTTGCCGCGCTGTTACTTTGCGGCGATCGGGTCGCCCTCTAGCGTTCTCGTTATGGAAGATCTAACGTTCGCTACTCCGTGCGATCAGGTGAAAGGACTTCATGCCGCTGAAGTGATCCAGATTGCCCGTCTCATCGGTCGTCTACAGGGTAAGTTCTGGAATAACGACACCCTCGCGAGCCTAACTTGGATGCCAACGACAAACCGTCAATTCTGGGTCAATTTTGACTCTCTTTGGGATCGGTTTCTCCAAGACTTCGACGGTTCGATTGAGTCGTCCGCCCTGCAAGTCGGTGAACGTCTTCGGGGCCAGAGCGAATGGTTGGAAAATGAAACTGATCGACGGCCGCGAACCTTAGTTCACTCGGACCTTAAAGCAGACAACATCTTGCTTGGGCCGTCAGGAACACCTGAGTCGATCCTGATTCTGGACTGGCAACTGGCAATTCGCAGCATGGGCGCTTTCGACGTGGCCCGCCTGATGGGCGGTAGCGAACTTCCCAACGAGCGCCACAACCACCAATTGGACGTGCTCCGTGCCTGGTACGAAGAAGTTCGACAGAGTGATGTTGATTATGGATGGGAAGAAGCCATCTATGATTTGCGATTAGGTGGTTTGCAAATGGTATGTTGGGCTGTCCAGTTCTATGCATGCGTTGGCGACTTGGAGGGTCGTCCCAGGGAGTTGGTCACACGGGTGTGCGAGCGGGCCTTCGATTCAGCCATGGAAATGGACGCCGTTAGCATTCTTCCACAGCAGAGGTGA
- a CDS encoding type II secretion system protein GspG → MNLCEKQRLLLSVVTLGTFMLLLGCEQTSDTSEMPEQAQRVTRVAYVVLLFRKEHGRLPESMDEILEYDDSTPRIDHWGNEFQYEFEGDEFTVYSAGPDKQVGTEDDLRAELESPPSE, encoded by the coding sequence ATGAACCTCTGCGAAAAACAACGTTTACTCCTTTCGGTCGTTACTCTGGGAACGTTTATGTTGCTACTCGGCTGTGAACAAACATCCGATACAAGCGAAATGCCGGAACAAGCGCAACGGGTAACTCGAGTGGCCTACGTCGTACTTCTGTTTCGAAAGGAACACGGACGCCTTCCAGAATCTATGGACGAAATACTTGAGTATGATGACTCAACACCACGAATCGATCACTGGGGCAACGAGTTCCAATACGAATTCGAAGGTGATGAATTCACTGTCTACTCTGCCGGGCCTGATAAGCAAGTTGGAACAGAAGACGATCTGAGAGCTGAATTGGAATCGCCACCATCAGAATAA
- a CDS encoding YybH family protein, with protein sequence MNQDEQAIRRWFDDWLKATIEGELELARSLIADDAIFLVPGAGQMDKESFAAAATATDPNTDFELDCSIQEIQIFGDHACLLSTITLKMTDKVTKSQSLMKGDALSVLKRQGDGWVVIRDANTMVPVKSD encoded by the coding sequence ATGAATCAGGATGAACAAGCCATCCGCCGTTGGTTCGACGATTGGCTGAAGGCCACAATAGAAGGTGAACTCGAACTCGCGAGGAGTTTAATTGCAGACGATGCAATTTTCCTTGTGCCAGGCGCAGGGCAAATGGACAAGGAGAGTTTCGCCGCTGCTGCGACCGCAACGGACCCCAACACTGATTTTGAACTTGATTGCTCGATTCAGGAAATTCAGATATTTGGCGACCATGCTTGTCTCCTATCGACGATTACTCTCAAAATGACAGATAAAGTCACCAAGTCGCAATCATTGATGAAGGGCGATGCGCTTTCCGTATTGAAAAGACAAGGAGATGGCTGGGTCGTCATTCGAGACGCCAACACAATGGTTCCTGTAAAGTCAGATTGA
- a CDS encoding sulfatase family protein, translated as MTMHRIIYVICILAIFITTFINVDGYADDRPNVVWIIADDLSPDLGCYGYKGVSTPNLDRLAQRGVRYTSAFSTAPVCSSSRSAFITGVYQTTTGTHQHRTLNKKRLPLPVEPITELLRRAGYFVCNSNSTMKRAGKRDYNFKFAGKMYDAADWSKRKQGQPFFAQVQIHEPHRDFVQAKDRDRAAKVQIPSYYPEHPVIRVDWANYLESIEVLDHKVGNVLKRLEEEDLKDNTVVFFFGDHGRPHYRDKQWLYDGGIRVPLIIRWPQKISAGAVCDELVSLIDVSAATLCLANIPIPAWMHGRDMLAENFRGREMVFAARDRCGSTLDRVRCVRTKHFKYIRNYHPDRPYSQHSGYKTLQYPGVTVARVLHLHNELTGAPAIFWAEKRPAEELYHLTTDSEELSNLAHDSAYTKTLQKLSSELDQWVQRTDDKGRFSERDESAAVNASNRWYQGRMKKRGFMSEADPEVYLKWWKNELGIE; from the coding sequence ATGACTATGCACCGAATTATTTATGTGATCTGTATTCTGGCAATATTTATTACCACGTTCATCAATGTTGATGGTTACGCGGATGATCGTCCTAATGTTGTATGGATCATTGCAGATGATCTGAGCCCCGACCTCGGATGCTACGGCTATAAAGGAGTCAGCACTCCGAATCTCGACCGGCTTGCCCAGCGGGGAGTCCGGTATACGAGCGCATTTTCGACAGCACCTGTTTGTTCATCATCACGTTCGGCATTCATTACCGGTGTTTACCAGACAACCACGGGAACTCATCAACATCGAACTTTAAACAAAAAGAGATTGCCCCTACCAGTTGAGCCAATCACGGAGTTATTGCGTCGCGCGGGTTATTTTGTGTGCAACAGCAACTCGACGATGAAGCGGGCGGGAAAACGCGATTATAATTTCAAATTCGCTGGCAAAATGTACGATGCCGCTGATTGGTCCAAACGAAAGCAGGGACAACCATTTTTTGCTCAAGTACAGATTCACGAACCGCACCGCGACTTCGTGCAGGCGAAAGACCGAGATCGCGCCGCGAAAGTTCAAATTCCATCTTATTATCCCGAGCATCCCGTAATTCGTGTTGATTGGGCGAACTATCTTGAGTCGATAGAAGTTCTCGATCACAAAGTAGGAAATGTGCTAAAGCGGCTCGAAGAGGAAGATCTGAAGGATAATACAGTCGTTTTCTTTTTTGGTGACCATGGTCGACCACACTATCGCGATAAACAGTGGCTTTATGATGGTGGCATTCGGGTGCCACTCATCATTCGATGGCCTCAAAAAATTTCGGCTGGCGCGGTTTGTGATGAACTGGTCAGCCTGATCGATGTCAGCGCGGCGACTCTGTGCCTGGCGAATATACCAATTCCAGCGTGGATGCATGGTCGAGACATGCTTGCGGAGAACTTTAGAGGAAGAGAAATGGTCTTCGCTGCACGTGATCGCTGTGGTAGTACACTGGATCGTGTTCGCTGTGTTCGGACGAAACATTTCAAGTATATTCGGAACTATCATCCTGATCGTCCCTACTCACAACACAGTGGATACAAAACGCTTCAGTATCCGGGAGTCACTGTCGCAAGAGTATTACACCTTCACAATGAACTTACCGGAGCGCCTGCTATTTTCTGGGCTGAAAAGCGACCTGCCGAAGAACTCTATCATCTTACGACTGATTCTGAAGAGTTGAGTAACCTCGCTCATGATTCTGCCTACACAAAGACATTACAAAAGCTGAGTAGCGAACTCGACCAGTGGGTTCAACGCACCGATGATAAAGGTCGTTTCTCTGAAAGGGACGAATCAGCGGCCGTCAATGCCAGTAATCGTTGGTATCAGGGCAGAATGAAAAAGCGTGGTTTCATGTCTGAGGCTGATCCTGAGGTTTACCTCAAATGGTGGAAGAATGAGCTCGGTATTGAGTAG